A stretch of the Thunnus thynnus chromosome 7, fThuThy2.1, whole genome shotgun sequence genome encodes the following:
- the LOC137186079 gene encoding serine-rich adhesin for platelets: MTNLCLTCRKDRREVSTEKPVALPPLSPDGSSDPLSRDSLPLDFNQFPTSLQSLQQQSIGQQEKILSKDKSHQNITMRSSVSVTEKMVHHQTFPPSSFSKTVNHSQSTLINSHIRSFFSDTGTAEFDTRPHSEISSESQKDTKKQSGHTYPSETFVAERPISTTTALYRSSKSLYTVRKSVKNGDQEMFGKEVSIRDTQSKLIYFSKNNNDASNRPTVRNTLGISKAPQNSQKSVLPEGSDHSTASHPTTRMSLIEAHSVITPFRLSKPNTSAVENPESLSLTGRADSLNSVFSGEMPVKPSSHKKEPILTLLPGDSSIKFATITTVRQLTDKQDPHTPSTGNSMIKQASVHPSGTVNIPVMEKTPTPTFTMKKVVVPGKLFLSESRQDFDDYVSMLTTRSTKSFSESLTMSRLLGSQSKITFDVGNDNRVAPTPQSFVKYNRDLISESLIVHNLKLGDRNEQMVTVVAKYEDKEIKDIQKLQQKQETRNDEKLGNRGEELLRSDKTESSKQEKIITTVIAINQNAGREEDKMKQHEAKTSREEDGGRKDEDLRQVEIMDKEKAKRNGMTETNTENTSRDGENITKAEESIAEKQRVSLTEEGEEAGRKVTVNKEDIKQTTYVPFGYTTNSKERNRDEGHTVTNLSSGHSLIKQLGATEHSGIHLDEKKAEIVEMKYMPFPYKVTSNHRLQHSTLGSESPEVSRMTSLLKESHTQIKPHSSSHRAMLTTREATASLTKESTRNKVVEATSSVTVIPKTDPKPFKVSTSKFHGTLKPIAAHQSETKSAHSELKSISNMLSLTTPRLAITSGLPSAKPHFTVNSSTLNVSIIYSISDHRHKFSTPVSEPNSLLRTTNEGERVEHIIPAHVFESGVKDHLTSNMNEEVNISTSVNLSQRMYNDSSTRPPTAAALSSEAHMSNGQQQPHQGQSAPEISQSSSSFDMTSGQPCSFKLSEKTACSDVLHAPAADNEQRSVQTLMASMSPKAKNNQFPLSSMSPLLNLMLFGGDSLPGTYSPTRLTRSTSEKEILRANSNAVYANSGRAHAESLLGTADETNQIEENESVQTMVTFAVKHSDAITKQMAENSDENNSSSFIAQTIGRSKYHANNADEFNSLSLIQTEKPAVKNTNKNNHSDPSNSAVKTTLQNIHHLSQLEGDKETNTITFAFETTHKIVQASNEHVAPVTNDFATPVLDANDQAGTTVFVESDSQPEIPKIQTNDVTNNTIYDMEHHAAKAPEKQHDPSTPHGSVSTLPVGIDLKVPNISTQQISDRILNITSQFQMTTTRTNDYVSLAPTASISGLRVSTEAHESAVTTSENVQAVIEKSSQAAHAEHMVHSNSHTEALSLREPPSAPTIGKLTPAVKRKNTTETQSVEQPEHEMSGQVIEQSQHAPPGMIAIIRPISDSELGIQASVLKATHIAGGAHETTPTVVKRVGCSSFKYIKTALTTKSAFEAYYALSKKTFAAHTLDSADKHKKHTLPEKTSISQVILGAVTDSVPPTGILPPEIINKTSCKTIGCATSGGTTNTTIGAGEIDHTTRERMYKTKADSGGDHFNAVQTPDTKPENGNCGTDCPVPGNTSPQATNLDSTALSPVTTKSDHVTVDETMTKKAKSMTNGPSTKTQRLRVETDHLARRGTPEQAQFVEKKTQRNSHRETSDTQEAIATEVTLSEPEATTVQTTEKTTEHTLFTEKNTKTQLNRGTAKAEIFEAQNANRSARNMVKGEMAVQESGHRLLLLEQKSESELLRLQHRRRASSHLYLSGVTEVSEDLCGSGNYTAEMSLNLERGVEPGDAVPALGNLRVVINLKTNNSQINLEVTSCCLSPTIQPNLTSSTCCLFSRLAAQPAGITLLPSALSTSASFTISLFQMINYSVVYLHCDLSVCLRNHSDCERVRLQWL, translated from the exons ATGACAAACTTGTGTTTGACCTGCCGGAAAGATCGAAGAGAGGTGTCCACTGAGAAACCTGTGGCTCTGCCTCCACTGTCACCTGATGGCTCCTCAGACCCTCTTAGTAGAGACAGTCTTCCTTTAGATTTCAATCAATTTCCAACCTCATTACAGAGTTTACAGCAACAGTCAATTggacaacaagaaaaaatacTGAGCAAAGACAAAAGTCACCAAAACATTACCATGCGGTCCAGTGTTAGTGTGACGGAAAAAATGGTTCACCATCAGACATTTCCTCCTTCATCCTTcagtaaaactgtaaatcatagtCAAAGCACTTTGATTAATTCCCATATCAGATCTTTTTTCTCAGATACAGGAACAGCTGAGTTTGACACACGACCTCATTCTGAGATATCGTCAGAATCACAAAAAGACACCAAGAAACAATCAGGGCACACCTATCCTAGTGAAACCTTTGTTGCAGAGAGACCGATCTCAACAACCACGGCGCTTTATCGCTCATCAAAGTCACTTTATACTGTAAGGAAATCAGTAAAAAATGGAGATCAAGAGATGTTCGGTAAAGAGGTGAGCATCAGGGACACACAGTCAAAACTAATCTATTTCAGTAAGAATAACAACGATGCTTCAAACCGTCCCACTGTAAGAAATACGCTTGGCATCTCTAAAGCTCCCCAAAACAGTCAGAAAAGTGTTCTTCCAGAAGGTAGTGATCACAGCACTGCATCACATCCAACTACAAGAATGAGTTTGATTGAAGCCCATAGTGTAATTACACCCTTCAGACTTAGTAAGCCAAACACTTCTGCAGTCGAAAATcctgaatctctctctctgacaggaAGAGCAGATTCTTTGAACTCTGTATTTAGTGGCGAAATGCCTGTTAAACCAAGCTCTCACAAGAAAGAGCCCATATTGACTTTGTTACCTGGGGATTCTTCCATCAAATTTGCAACTATAACCACAGTGAGACAACTGACAGATAAGCAAGATCCTCATACGCCTAGCACTGGAAACAGCATGATTAAACAGGCTTCTGTTCATCCCTCAGGAACGGTGAACATACCAGTTATGGAAAAAACACCTACTCCAACCTTCACAATGAAAAAAGTCGTTGTGCCTGGGAAGTTGTTTCTCTCAGAATCAAGACAGGACTTTGATGATTATGTTTCCATGTTGACAACGCGATCAACAAAGTCATTCTCTGAGAGTCTGACAATGAGCAGACTTTTAGGGAGTCAATCAAAAATCACTTTTGATGTTGGAAATGATAACCGTGTGGCACCAACACCCCAGTCTTTTGTAAAATATAACAGGGATTTAATCAGCGAGTCACTAATAGTACACAATCTGAAGCTGGGAGATAGAAATGAGCAGATGGTGACTGTAGTCGCCAAATATGAGGACAAAGAAATTAAAGACATACAAAAGTTGCAACAAAAACAGGAGACAAGGAATGATGAAAAGTTggggaacagaggagaggaattaCTTAGATCAGATAAGACTGAAAGCAGTAAACAAGAAAAGATAATTACTACTGTGATAGCGATAAATCAAAAtgcaggcagagaggaggacaaaatgaaacaacacGAGGCCAAGACAAGtagagaggaagatggaggtCGAAAAGACGAAGATCTAAGACAAGTGGAAATAATGGACAAAGAAAAAGCTAAAAGAAATGGTATGACTGAAACAAATACAGAGAATACcagcagagatggagaaaaCATAACCAAGGCTGAGGAGTCTATAGCTGAAAAGCAGAGAGTGTCTTtgacagaggagggagaagaggcTGGAAGAAAAGTTACAGTGAACAAGGAAGACATTAAACAAACGACATATGTTCCCTTTGGATATACTACTAATTCTAAAGAACGTAACAGAGATGAAGGGCACACTGTTACAAACCTGTCCTCCGGCCACAGTTTGATTAAACAGTTGGGAGCCACTGAGCACAGTGGCAttcatctggatgaaaaaaaagcagaaatagtgGAAATGAAATATATGCCATTTCCCTACAAAGTGACAAGCAATCACAGACTACAACACTCAACTCTGGGATCTGAGAGCCCGGAAGTGTCAAGAATGACATCTCTTCTTaaagagtcacacacacaaattaaaccTCATTCGTCAAGCCACAGGGCCATGCTTACAACGCGTGAGGCAACGGCTTCACTTACTAAAGAAAGTACTCGGAACAAAGTTGTTGAGGCTACATCTTCTGTGACTGTCATTCCGAAAACGGACCCAAAGCCATTTAAAGTTAGCACTTCAAAATTTCACGGAACCTTGAAGCCAATTGCTGCACATCAGAGTGAAACTAAATCAGCTCACTCTGAACTAAAGAGTATTAGTAATATGTTGTCACTCACCACCCCACGATTGGCAATCACAAGCGGGTTGCCGAGTGCTAAGCCCCACTTTACAGTAAATAGTTCTACTCTCAATGTATCAATTATTTACAGCATCTCAGATCACAGGCATAAATTTAGTACTCCAGTTTCGGAGCCAAATTCACTTTTACGGACCACGAATGAGGGCGAGCGAGTGGAACACATTATACCAGCACATGTATTTGAATCCGGTGTCAAGGACCATTTAACCTCAAACATGAATGAAGAAGTAAATATATCTACTTCAGTGAATCTGTCCCAGCGGATGTATAATGACTCATCTACCAGGCCACCCACAGCAGCAGCCTTGTCATCTGAGGCCCACATGTCCAATGGCCAGCAACAGCCTCACCAAGGGCAGTCTGCCCCTGAGATAAGtcagtcctcctcctcttttgaCATGACTTCAGGCCAGCCGTGCTCATTTAAATTGTCAGAGAAGACAGCCTGTTCAGATGTTTTGCATGCTCCTGCTGCTGATAACGAGCAGAGATCTGTACAGACCCTAATGGCATCAATGAGCCCTAAAgcaaaaaacaatcaatttCCTCTCAGCAGCATGTCACCACTGCTAAATCTCATGCTGTTTGGAGGTGACAGTTTACCTGGCACCTATAGCCCGACGAGGCTAACAAGATCAACctcagaaaaagaaatattgaGGGCAAACTCCAACGCTGTATATGCAAATAGTGGACGTGCCCATGCTGAGTCCTTGTTAGGGACTGCTGATGAGACAAATCAAATTGAGGAGAATGAAAGTGTGCAAACTATGGTGACCTTTGCGGTGAAACATTCAGATGCAATCACAAAGCAAATGGCAGAGAACAGTGATGAGAACAACAGTTCCTCTTTTATAGCACAAACAATTGGGAGGAGTAAATACCATGCTAATAACGCTGATGAATTCAACTCTTTGTCTTTAATACAGACTGAGAAACCAGCGGTAAAAAACACTAACAAGAATAACCACAGTGACCCGTCCAACAGTGCAGTGAAAACAACCCTCCAAAATATTCATCATCTGTCCCAGTTAGAAGGtgataaagaaacaaatactATCACATTTGCATTTGAGACCACCCACAAGATTGTGCAGGCATCAAATGAGCATGTTGCGCCTGTTACAAATGATTTTGCTACACCTGTGCTTGATGCAAATGATCAAGCTGGCACCACAGTATTTGTTGAGTCAGACAGTCAGCCTGAAATACCCAAAATACAGACTAATGATGTGACTAACAATACTATTTATGATATGGAGCATCATGCAGCAAAAGCACCTGAAAAGCAACATGATCCCTCCACACCACATGGCTCTGTCAGCACTCTGCCTGTTGGAATTGACCTTAAGGTCCCCAATATATCCACACAGCAGATTTCTGACCGGATATTGAATATTACCTCTCAATTCCAGATGACCACTACTAGAACCAATGATTATGTGTCTTTGGCACCAACTGCTAGCATAAGCGGTCTTAGAGTGTCCACAGAAGCTCATGAATCAGCAGTGACCACTAGTGAGAATGTGCAAGCTGTTATTGAAAAGTCATCTCAGGCTGCACATGCTGAGCATATGGTACACTCCAATAGTCATACTGAGGCTTTGTCACTGAGAGAGCCTCCCTCAGCTCCCACTATTGGCAAGCTCACCCCtgctgtgaaaagaaaaaacacaacagaaacacagagtgTGGAGCAGCCTGAGCATGAAATGTCTGGACAAGTTATCGAACAAAGCCAGCATGCCCCACCTGGCATGATTGCAATAATTCGTCCTATCAGTGACTCAGAGCTGGGCATTCAAGCATCTGTGTTAAAGGCTACCCACATAGCTGGAGGGGCACATGAAACAACACCTACTGTGGTTAAAAGAGTTGGATGCTCATCATTTAAATACATCAAAACAGCTCTGACAACAAAGAGTGCTTTTGAAGCTTATTATGCTCTGTCTAAAAAGACTTTTGCAGCACATACACTGGACAGTGCAGACAAACATAAGAAGCATACATTACCTGAAAAGACCTCAATAAGTCAAGTGATACTTGGAGCTGTGACTGATTCTGTACCACCTACAGGGATCTTGCCTCCAGAGATTATTAATAAAACCAGCTGTAAGACAATTGGCTGTGCTACATCAGGTGGGACCACTAACACAACAATTGGAGCAGGTGAGATTGATCATACCACTCGAGAGAGAATGTATAAAACAAAGGCTGATAGTGGGGGAGATCATTTTAATGCAGTGCAGACTCCTGACACAAAACCAGAGAATGGCAACTGTGGCACTGACTGTCCTGTACCTGGAAATACTTCACCACAGGCCACCAACCTCGACAGCACAGCCCTTTCACCAGTCACCACTAAATCTGATCATGTCACTGTTGATGAGACTATGACAAAAAAAGCCAAGAGTATGACAAATGGACcctcaacaaaaacacagagattaCGTGTTGAAACAGATCATTTGGCGAGACGTGGGACACCTGAGCAGGCTCAGTttgtagagaaaaaaacacaaagaaactcTCACAGAGAGACCTCTGACACTCAGGAGGCTATTGCAACAGAGGTCACTTTATCTGAACCTGAAGCAACTACTGTACAGACCACTGAAAAGACTACTGAGCACACACtgttcactgaaaaaaatacaaaaacgcAATTAAATAGAGGAACAGCCAAAGCTGAGATATTTGAGGCACAAAATGCCAACAGGTCAGCTCGTAATATGGTTAAAGGAGAGATGGCAGTTCAAGAGTCTGGGCACAGGCTATTACTGCTGGAGCAGAAGTCTGAATCAGAGCTACTGAGACTGCAACACAGGAGAAGGGCCTCATCTCATCTATATCTCTCTGG AGTAACAGAAGTTTCAGAAGACCTGTGTGGCAGTGGGAACTACACCGCAGAGATGAGTCTGAACCTGGAGAGAGGTGTCGAGCCTGGCGATGCCGTGCCTGCCCTGGGGAATCTCAGAGTGGTTATCAACCTGaagacaaacaacagtcagataaaCCTTGAGGTCACCTCCTGTTGTCTGTCCCCCACCATCCAGCCCAACCTCACCAGCTCTACTTGCTGCCTCTTCTCCAG GTTAGCAGCACAGCCAGCTGGGATCACGCTGCTGCCCAGTGCCCTGTCAACCAGTGCCAGCTTCACCATCAGTCTCTtccaaatgattaattactCAGTAGTGTACCTACACTGTGATCTCAGTGTCTGCCTGAGAAACCACTCTGACTGTGAAAGGGTAAGACTGCAGTGGCTGTAA